A genomic window from Flavobacterium sp. I3-2 includes:
- a CDS encoding LytR/AlgR family response regulator transcription factor: protein MIRTVIIEDEKLAVKRLEKLLSQFSDIEIVKSLYSVEEAIAWFENNQHPQLIFSDIVLGDGLSFEIFDKIKTKSFFIYTTAFDQYTLKAFKLNSIDYLLKPIELDDLEKAIEKFKSFLPQQNFLDSNEIRAIVRNPKTTLSRVLVKIGYNLKVISVADISCFYSENKIVYLQTKERNYPTDFTLDELEDVLDEANFFRVNRQFIVSSDYIKNIHTSPIYMIDLQFQPNQEISISRDRVRDFKNWLSM from the coding sequence ATGATAAGAACCGTAATAATAGAAGATGAAAAGTTGGCTGTTAAACGTTTAGAAAAGCTTTTAAGTCAATTTTCTGATATAGAAATTGTAAAAAGTCTTTATTCTGTAGAAGAAGCTATTGCATGGTTTGAGAATAATCAGCATCCGCAACTTATTTTTTCTGATATTGTTTTGGGAGATGGTTTGTCTTTTGAAATTTTTGACAAGATTAAAACCAAATCGTTTTTTATTTATACGACGGCATTTGACCAATATACGTTGAAAGCTTTTAAATTAAATAGCATTGATTATTTATTAAAACCCATTGAATTGGATGATTTAGAAAAAGCAATTGAGAAGTTTAAATCATTTTTACCTCAACAAAACTTTTTAGATTCAAATGAAATTCGCGCAATTGTTCGTAATCCAAAAACTACATTAAGTCGTGTTTTAGTAAAAATTGGATATAATTTAAAAGTGATTTCGGTTGCAGATATAAGTTGTTTTTATTCAGAAAATAAGATTGTTTACTTGCAAACCAAAGAACGCAATTATCCGACTGATTTTACCTTAGATGAACTTGAAGATGTTTTAGATGAAGCTAATTTTTTTAGAGTAAATCGACAATTTATAGTTAGTTCTGATTATATCAAAAATATACACACATCGCCAATTTATATGATTGATTTGCAATTTCAGCCCAATCAAGAAATTTCTATTAGTAGAGACCGTGTTCGTGATTTTAAGAATTGGCTTTCGATGTAG
- a CDS encoding 2TM domain-containing protein: MKTNNEKINYEIAKNRVVRLKKFYSNLIVFMVVLLLFYCIKFLKYELVDWSQIRVNLIFVIWGLILLIQAVKLFLFNSNWEGKKMNELTNKYNNP; encoded by the coding sequence ATGAAAACGAATAACGAAAAGATTAATTATGAAATTGCTAAAAATCGCGTAGTTAGATTAAAAAAGTTTTATTCAAACTTAATTGTTTTTATGGTTGTTTTATTGCTTTTTTATTGCATTAAATTCTTAAAATACGAACTTGTAGATTGGAGTCAAATCCGTGTTAATTTAATATTTGTAATTTGGGGTTTAATTTTACTAATTCAGGCTGTAAAACTGTTTCTTTTCAATTCAAATTGGGAAGGCAAAAAAATGAACGAACTTACAAACAAATATAATAATCCATGA
- a CDS encoding 2TM domain-containing protein: MKKQAFINLFWISLGSGIFFFTFFSDEKTWMSFLINFLISFFYAFTLGTLNGFANDYLTKRFSWTEQTKERTIIGIIVIIIINTIGVYGCNYLNFVWFQNAATTQEFFSEKYNFANWFMINFALLISAFLHAKGFVDELKKNTKKEVVEQKLIANSANAQFESLKNQLDPHFLFNSLNVLSALIDENPNQAQKFTASMSKIYRYVLEQKNKELVAIESEIAFAKIYCELLKTRFEDSVNFSFEIHPDENQKWVVPLSLQLLLENCIKHNLATSNHPLQIRIYTDGKFLCVENNLQIREQLTESAGIGLSNIVQRYALLTSENVFIEKSETNFKVKIPILIKKMSKKMNYPTQTPEDFAYQKAVKRVKELKSFYANLISYCIIIPFLLILNLITTPNELWFYWPALGWGVGIVAHATSVFAIGKEWEEKKIREILNKENQRNENE, from the coding sequence ATGAAAAAGCAAGCATTTATAAATCTATTTTGGATTAGCCTTGGTTCAGGAATTTTTTTCTTTACCTTTTTTTCTGATGAAAAGACATGGATGAGTTTTTTAATAAACTTTTTGATTTCATTTTTTTACGCGTTTACATTAGGAACCTTAAACGGATTTGCTAACGATTATTTAACCAAACGTTTTTCGTGGACTGAGCAAACAAAAGAGCGAACTATAATTGGAATTATCGTAATCATCATCATTAATACAATTGGTGTTTATGGATGTAATTATTTAAATTTTGTTTGGTTTCAGAATGCGGCAACCACTCAAGAATTCTTTTCTGAGAAATACAATTTTGCCAATTGGTTTATGATAAATTTTGCATTGTTGATTTCGGCATTTCTTCATGCAAAAGGTTTTGTTGACGAGTTAAAGAAAAATACCAAAAAAGAAGTAGTTGAACAGAAATTAATTGCAAACTCAGCAAACGCACAATTCGAATCTTTAAAAAATCAATTAGACCCGCATTTTTTATTTAATTCGTTAAACGTTCTTTCGGCGTTAATTGATGAAAATCCAAATCAAGCACAAAAATTTACGGCTTCAATGTCTAAAATTTATCGCTATGTTTTAGAACAAAAAAATAAAGAATTAGTAGCTATTGAAAGCGAAATTGCATTTGCCAAAATATATTGTGAACTTTTAAAAACACGTTTTGAAGATAGTGTGAATTTCAGTTTTGAAATCCATCCTGACGAAAATCAAAAATGGGTTGTTCCGTTATCGTTGCAATTGCTTCTCGAAAATTGTATTAAACATAATTTAGCAACAAGCAATCATCCGTTGCAAATTCGAATTTACACAGACGGAAAATTTTTGTGTGTCGAGAATAATCTTCAAATACGTGAACAATTAACAGAAAGTGCTGGAATTGGTTTGTCAAATATTGTACAACGTTATGCATTATTAACCTCAGAAAATGTATTTATCGAAAAAAGCGAAACCAATTTTAAAGTAAAAATACCTATACTAATCAAAAAAATGTCAAAAAAGATGAATTATCCTACACAAACCCCCGAAGATTTTGCTTATCAGAAAGCAGTAAAAAGAGTAAAAGAACTTAAAAGTTTCTATGCAAATTTAATATCATATTGCATTATTATTCCTTTTCTTTTGATTTTAAATTTAATTACAACTCCAAACGAGCTTTGGTTTTATTGGCCAGCTTTAGGTTGGGGCGTTGGAATTGTAGCTCATGCAACAAGTGTTTTTGCAATTGGTAAAGAATGGGAAGAGAAAAAAATTAGAGAAATTTTAAATAAAGAAAATCAAAGAAATGAAAACGAATAA
- a CDS encoding alpha-2-macroglobulin family protein, translating into MDSVFFDKNITKEFLSETKLNTVQGEISGRVFARNYGDNIPGATVLIQGTTNGVDTDEDGYFRLKAKLGDVISVQYLGFKTLRFIVEGSYFEIPLEEEEMLELESIVVDSYRTMPNNADAEVIQKNKTMSNVLDGHANIKARKNLSETAFFYPNLYPNEKGEVEIKFKAPEALTKWKLKTLANDKNGNSNYFAHLAYTQRNVMIQPNMPRFVRETDEIELKARVSNTTNDKLKATALLRLFNTVTGEEITDEIIKTKILIPVDIQANSSNSVSWKVQIPKNIEGLQYRISVQAGNFTDAEESVIPVLSNRQLVTETIPVWQLANETKKYELTNLVENQSTSLENHQLRIDISNNATWLMMQSLPYLYEYPYNCSEQLFAKYFAYAIAAYILETNEPIQKLVAAWRENPKSKFEENDELNQILAQDLPWLKDLISDDEKKAQFVSYFGEQNLLKEVDKIEDVLIERQTVSGGIPWFDGGRASNYITNHILITAAKLKKLNIEPTFISTDKETKFINKANVYLDVTFNDLFTKEKEATVFEVIDYALVKSYYADVFSIPENNKIRIDKRLAELRNDWITLPLYEKAKLILIANRKGDKQWANEITNQLEQTAVLDETYGMFWRGNISTYYFNYNEAEVQALLVEAFKEMKKPQTTINKLNTWLISRKSQTSWGTTKATTEALYAILLGEDQNAISKESIKIKVGNDKINTAKNKNEILEEAVGMFSYRWLGDKIKSDMGKIEVENKTSKPVFGGIYWQYFQDLNQIKQSQDGVLNINRSYLSQNKDRIWEPINSETKLVLGQKVKIRLTIEAKRDLSFVHLKDNRAATFEPIDVLSEYHYKDRIFYYQTNKDASTNFFFDFLPKGNHILEYEVRLNNIGNFTSGISTIQSMYAPAHSAHTSGDKVQVK; encoded by the coding sequence TTGGATTCCGTTTTTTTTGATAAAAATATTACCAAAGAATTTTTATCAGAAACGAAATTAAATACTGTTCAAGGAGAAATTTCGGGTAGAGTATTTGCTAGAAATTATGGAGATAACATTCCTGGAGCAACTGTTTTAATTCAAGGTACAACCAACGGAGTTGATACCGATGAAGATGGCTATTTCAGATTAAAAGCCAAACTAGGCGATGTTATATCTGTTCAATATTTAGGTTTTAAAACGCTAAGATTTATTGTTGAAGGTAGTTATTTCGAAATTCCTTTAGAAGAAGAAGAAATGCTTGAATTAGAATCAATTGTTGTAGATTCTTATCGTACGATGCCAAATAATGCCGATGCCGAAGTAATTCAAAAAAACAAAACAATGAGCAATGTTTTAGATGGTCATGCGAATATAAAAGCACGTAAAAATTTAAGTGAAACCGCTTTCTTTTATCCAAATTTATATCCAAATGAAAAAGGCGAAGTTGAAATTAAATTCAAAGCACCAGAAGCTTTAACCAAATGGAAATTAAAAACTTTAGCAAACGATAAAAACGGTAATTCAAACTATTTTGCACATTTAGCTTATACGCAACGCAACGTAATGATTCAGCCAAACATGCCACGTTTTGTTCGCGAAACCGATGAAATTGAATTAAAAGCACGCGTAAGTAATACCACAAACGATAAGCTAAAAGCAACGGCTTTATTACGTTTGTTTAATACCGTTACGGGCGAAGAAATAACTGATGAAATTATTAAAACAAAAATATTAATTCCGGTAGATATTCAAGCGAATAGTTCCAATTCGGTGAGTTGGAAAGTTCAGATTCCTAAAAATATTGAAGGTTTACAATATCGAATTTCGGTTCAAGCTGGTAATTTTACAGATGCCGAAGAAAGCGTTATTCCGGTTTTAAGTAATCGTCAATTGGTAACCGAAACTATTCCGGTTTGGCAATTAGCTAATGAAACGAAAAAATATGAATTAACTAATTTAGTCGAGAATCAATCAACAAGTTTAGAAAATCATCAATTACGAATTGATATTTCAAACAACGCTACTTGGTTAATGATGCAATCTTTGCCGTATTTGTATGAATATCCGTATAATTGTTCGGAGCAACTTTTTGCAAAATATTTTGCTTATGCGATTGCTGCGTATATTTTAGAAACGAATGAACCGATTCAGAAATTAGTCGCTGCTTGGCGTGAAAATCCAAAATCGAAATTCGAAGAAAACGATGAGTTAAATCAAATTTTGGCTCAAGATTTACCTTGGTTAAAAGATTTAATTTCAGATGACGAGAAGAAAGCACAATTTGTTTCTTACTTTGGTGAACAAAATTTACTTAAAGAAGTAGATAAAATCGAAGATGTATTAATTGAACGACAAACGGTTTCAGGTGGAATTCCTTGGTTTGATGGAGGACGAGCAAGTAATTACATCACCAATCATATTCTAATTACGGCAGCTAAACTTAAAAAATTAAACATTGAACCTACTTTCATTTCAACAGATAAAGAAACCAAATTCATAAATAAAGCCAATGTTTATTTAGATGTAACTTTTAATGATTTGTTTACCAAAGAAAAAGAAGCAACTGTTTTTGAAGTGATTGATTATGCTTTAGTTAAAAGTTATTATGCCGATGTGTTTTCAATTCCAGAGAATAATAAAATAAGAATTGATAAACGTTTAGCCGAATTACGAAACGATTGGATTACGTTGCCTTTATACGAAAAAGCCAAATTAATTTTAATTGCAAACAGAAAAGGGGATAAGCAATGGGCGAACGAAATAACAAATCAATTAGAACAAACTGCAGTTTTAGATGAAACTTACGGTATGTTTTGGCGCGGAAATATCAGTACATATTATTTTAATTACAACGAAGCCGAAGTTCAAGCTTTACTTGTTGAGGCTTTTAAAGAAATGAAAAAGCCACAAACAACAATAAACAAATTAAATACTTGGTTAATCAGTAGAAAATCGCAAACATCTTGGGGAACAACTAAAGCAACCACAGAAGCACTTTATGCTATTTTATTAGGTGAAGACCAAAATGCAATTTCTAAAGAAAGCATAAAAATAAAAGTTGGAAATGATAAAATCAATACAGCTAAAAACAAAAATGAAATTTTAGAAGAAGCGGTTGGCATGTTTTCTTATCGTTGGTTAGGCGATAAAATAAAATCAGATATGGGAAAAATTGAAGTCGAAAACAAAACCTCAAAACCTGTTTTTGGTGGAATTTATTGGCAATATTTCCAAGATTTAAATCAAATAAAACAATCGCAAGATGGTGTTTTAAATATCAATCGAAGTTATTTGTCTCAAAATAAAGACAGAATTTGGGAACCAATCAATTCAGAAACAAAGCTTGTTTTAGGTCAAAAAGTAAAAATTCGTTTAACCATTGAAGCCAAACGCGATTTGAGTTTTGTGCATTTAAAAGACAATCGAGCCGCAACTTTTGAACCCATAGATGTTTTGTCGGAATATCATTATAAAGACCGAATATTCTACTATCAAACTAATAAAGATGCTTCGACCAATTTCTTTTTTGACTTCTTGCCAAAAGGGAATCATATTTTAGAATACGAGGTTCGCTTAAATAATATCGGAAATTTCACAAGTGGAATTTCAACCATTCAAAGCATGTATGCTCCGGCTCATTCTGCACATACTTCGGGTGATAAAGTTCAAGTCAAATAA
- a CDS encoding MG2 domain-containing protein, with protein sequence MKNVLLLFLLQISFSVFSQNYEKQWNKIYETEAKGNIKEAYEAVLKIEKKAQRNKNEQEFIKVFLFKSKYENILFDKRHSDFFVDINTQIANANGNSVYFYNYIKAAYLAAYFNKYQSDIQRRGDSKNISNQSNFTEWHQRDFINALTSLYNETFSDSEKLQAIPLSDYKEVVEGFGNVNQEHLYEFLLEKWMLLPIAQLYVNAEPSSYEFYADYKDSFLTRDLSDNFDVRLTAYQMLENFYKQEQKIYDYERVKFMRFQQNFLLNDLQLLDVLIATTSTNEFKNKYRLEKLSYLVGEANAKEKKSYLKEAIQLIDTLKTQEISITDLNQILNLEKSIKQQRLIVYNEPILYNNQHNKILVDFKNIDTLYNFVYKVDDLEMFNQLKSDSLYFDYLKTHKPFQNIESVMPNQGDFNSYTTEVLLPDFEEGYYFLVSSYEKTVTENTPSVRFNPFVVTDVFIVYKQFDKNLEIQLLNRKTGKPLSETKVFVFDKFYTSDENGFVKIKINKDTFDRKANYDVLVYSNDFIYQETFSGSQFYFSNYSNDEDEERQITSFIYTDRGLYRPGQEVYFKAILVQTIDGFKRKAAENIKVNVQFEGRDYSDNNILTTNEFGSVSGKFVIPKNVDDGEFEISVSKPDDLTKSEEKIWETIDLEDNYVYLEVAEYKRNTYEVNFNPYQENIEIGETIMLSGSVKSFSNASIANAKVTITPSHWLYNNYSQSKIINYPIIETFTDSNGNFEFPFTFAKDSLTQKDLNTQIEYYFTAEVVDNSGEVREAHMQISYNTKPFLITYQPDSNTFYKNEEKYEVEIKTSTINGKFVPTKGKVKVYKRQGIRKFELENLWMKPTIQIIDSLTLTDKFPYQSYAYDFYRHESKLVFEQEYETKENEKFVLDEKLFDLGEYYLEFIPNDSLFTPAKHKFNFSVFDYTYHRSVSIEIDEEKSLRSKKLQLKIFSKVPEVYVNLDLNYLGNQNKSFLIHLKQGENFVELPIDIENRDIRFKSNLYFVYENRLFKEFVEISFPYRKDYSTIKTEILHLNDKLNPGDDYNWKLKVFNQNKPKDKLEVLATMYDFSLDAIHNERWDNFYFYDYGSSNLASVLNQTTNFVDTEIYYNSKSQFSFKKSNLTSILNFNWFGFRFF encoded by the coding sequence ATGAAAAACGTACTATTACTTTTTTTGCTTCAAATTTCGTTTTCTGTTTTTTCACAGAATTACGAAAAACAATGGAATAAAATTTATGAAACTGAAGCGAAAGGAAATATAAAAGAAGCTTATGAAGCGGTTCTTAAAATTGAGAAAAAAGCTCAAAGAAATAAGAATGAACAAGAATTTATAAAGGTTTTTCTATTCAAATCGAAATACGAAAACATACTTTTTGATAAGCGACATTCGGATTTTTTTGTCGATATAAATACGCAAATTGCAAATGCAAACGGAAATTCCGTTTATTTCTATAATTATATAAAAGCGGCATACTTAGCGGCATATTTTAATAAATATCAATCGGATATTCAACGCAGAGGAGATTCTAAAAACATATCAAATCAATCGAATTTTACAGAGTGGCATCAACGTGATTTTATCAACGCATTAACTAGTTTATACAACGAAACTTTTTCAGATTCAGAAAAATTACAAGCGATTCCGTTGAGTGATTATAAAGAAGTTGTCGAAGGTTTTGGGAATGTGAATCAAGAGCATTTATACGAATTTTTACTTGAAAAATGGATGTTGTTGCCAATTGCACAATTGTATGTAAATGCCGAGCCTTCTAGCTACGAATTTTATGCCGATTATAAAGATTCTTTTTTAACTCGTGACTTATCAGATAATTTTGACGTGCGTTTGACTGCTTATCAAATGCTTGAGAATTTTTATAAACAAGAACAAAAAATTTATGATTATGAACGTGTAAAATTTATGCGTTTTCAACAAAATTTTTTATTGAATGATTTACAACTTTTAGATGTTTTAATTGCGACAACGTCTACAAACGAATTCAAAAATAAATATCGTTTAGAGAAATTGTCTTATTTAGTTGGTGAAGCAAATGCAAAAGAAAAGAAGTCTTATTTGAAAGAGGCTATCCAGTTGATTGACACGCTGAAAACTCAGGAAATTTCGATTACTGATTTGAATCAAATTTTGAATTTAGAGAAGTCAATAAAACAGCAAAGATTAATCGTTTATAACGAACCCATTTTATACAACAACCAACATAATAAAATATTGGTCGATTTTAAAAATATCGACACACTTTATAATTTCGTTTATAAAGTTGATGATTTAGAAATGTTTAATCAATTAAAATCAGATTCGTTGTATTTTGATTATCTAAAAACGCATAAACCGTTTCAAAATATTGAATCTGTAATGCCAAATCAAGGTGATTTTAATAGTTATACAACCGAAGTTTTATTACCCGATTTTGAAGAAGGTTATTATTTTTTAGTTTCGAGTTATGAGAAAACAGTTACAGAAAATACGCCTTCAGTTCGTTTTAATCCGTTTGTGGTTACAGATGTTTTTATTGTTTATAAGCAGTTTGATAAAAATCTAGAAATTCAACTTTTAAATAGAAAAACCGGAAAACCTTTATCAGAAACGAAAGTTTTTGTTTTTGATAAATTTTATACTTCCGATGAAAATGGTTTTGTGAAAATTAAAATAAATAAAGACACGTTTGATAGAAAAGCAAATTACGATGTATTGGTTTATAGCAATGATTTCATTTATCAAGAAACTTTTAGTGGTAGTCAGTTTTATTTTTCAAATTATAGCAATGATGAAGATGAAGAAAGACAAATTACTTCTTTTATTTACACCGACCGTGGACTTTATCGCCCAGGACAGGAAGTATATTTTAAAGCTATTTTAGTTCAAACTATTGATGGCTTTAAACGAAAAGCTGCTGAAAATATAAAAGTTAATGTTCAGTTTGAAGGGAGAGATTATTCTGATAATAATATACTTACGACTAATGAATTTGGTAGTGTTTCAGGCAAATTTGTAATTCCTAAAAACGTTGATGATGGAGAATTTGAAATTTCAGTTTCTAAACCAGATGATTTAACTAAATCAGAAGAAAAAATTTGGGAAACAATTGACCTTGAAGATAATTATGTTTATTTAGAAGTGGCTGAATATAAGCGAAATACTTATGAAGTGAATTTCAATCCGTATCAAGAAAATATTGAAATTGGTGAAACTATCATGCTTTCAGGTTCTGTAAAAAGTTTTTCGAATGCTTCCATTGCAAATGCAAAAGTCACAATTACTCCTTCGCATTGGTTGTATAATAATTATTCTCAATCTAAAATAATAAACTATCCAATAATAGAAACGTTTACAGATTCAAACGGTAATTTTGAATTTCCGTTTACCTTCGCTAAAGATTCGTTGACTCAAAAAGATTTAAATACTCAAATTGAATATTATTTTACAGCTGAAGTTGTTGATAATTCAGGAGAAGTTCGTGAAGCTCACATGCAAATTAGTTACAATACAAAACCATTTTTAATAACCTATCAACCTGATAGTAATACTTTTTATAAGAATGAAGAAAAGTATGAAGTTGAAATAAAAACTAGTACAATAAACGGAAAATTTGTTCCAACTAAAGGAAAAGTCAAAGTTTATAAACGTCAAGGAATTAGAAAATTTGAGTTAGAAAACTTATGGATGAAACCAACAATTCAGATAATTGATTCACTAACTTTAACTGATAAATTTCCATATCAAAGTTATGCTTATGATTTTTATCGTCATGAATCAAAACTTGTTTTTGAGCAAGAATATGAAACTAAAGAAAATGAGAAATTTGTTTTAGATGAAAAATTATTTGATTTAGGAGAATATTACTTAGAATTTATTCCAAACGATTCGCTATTTACTCCTGCAAAACATAAATTTAATTTCAGTGTTTTCGATTATACTTATCATCGTTCTGTTTCTATAGAAATTGATGAAGAAAAATCGTTACGTTCAAAGAAATTGCAGCTTAAAATCTTTAGTAAAGTTCCTGAAGTTTATGTAAATCTAGATTTAAATTATTTAGGAAATCAAAACAAAAGTTTTTTGATTCATTTAAAACAAGGTGAAAATTTTGTTGAATTACCAATCGATATCGAAAATAGAGATATTAGATTTAAAAGCAACTTGTATTTTGTTTATGAAAACAGATTGTTTAAGGAATTCGTAGAAATTTCATTTCCATATAGAAAGGATTATTCAACGATAAAAACTGAAATACTTCATTTAAATGATAAGTTAAATCCCGGTGATGATTACAATTGGAAATTGAAAGTTTTTAATCAAAACAAACCAAAAGATAAATTGGAAGTTTTGGCAACGATGTACGATTTTTCGTTAGATGCGATTCATAACGAACGTTGGGATAATTTTTATTTTTATGATTATGGCTCTAGTAATTTGGCATCTGTTTTAAACCAGACAACTAATTTTGTCGATACAGAAATTTATTACAATAGCAAATCTCAATTCTCTTTTAAGAAATCAAATCTAACTTCAATATTGAATTTCAATTGGTTTGGATTCCGTTTTTTTTGA